From a single Shewanella donghaensis genomic region:
- a CDS encoding MFS transporter, producing the protein MSLFSMPFVDSGVDTALHGLALVVLVVTVAAAGIGFWRIHELPINKAHKEKHQQIGLITALTWIGFVWHWVWVLAVLVAFVDSGKALRRIRDIWRESEPEPLTPKPLAPEAQQSASHQLEPAPQQAATISKGALL; encoded by the coding sequence ATGAGTTTATTTAGTATGCCGTTTGTTGACTCAGGCGTTGATACCGCCCTTCACGGATTAGCATTAGTTGTTTTAGTGGTTACGGTCGCGGCGGCAGGAATAGGTTTCTGGCGAATTCATGAATTGCCGATCAATAAAGCGCATAAAGAAAAGCATCAACAGATAGGCTTGATTACTGCGCTCACCTGGATTGGTTTTGTCTGGCATTGGGTGTGGGTTTTAGCTGTGCTGGTGGCTTTTGTTGATAGCGGTAAAGCGTTGAGAAGAATACGAGATATCTGGCGTGAGAGCGAACCAGAACCCCTAACACCAAAACCTCTAGCACCAGAAGCTCAACAGTCAGCATCACATCAGTTAGAGCCAGCACCGCAGCAAGCTGCCACGATAAGTAAAGGAGCGTTATTATGA
- a CDS encoding HlyD family secretion protein: protein MIEGLAIWALLIYILRMVGMPWNKGTKAFAYLGGTGWLMFVWVGLLNYAPMDLSGGSIVQSPHIQLRPASTQIKGNVKGIYVEPNEKVVAGQLIYEIDDEPYQIALNKAQVQQQTAEVALSLSREDILIANKELQVAESDVSITKNQLHASKKDLVWKQTTLARYVEQNSKVADTITQSQLDEQQTAVDLAQSQVDAYTTKISKAGTEVHKAQLNIQKAHLTVDSRQSDLNSEIESVAQAQWNLDNTKVYAPANGYLTNFIMREGQYVGVAPRIQMYTDEKYVLMRVNHQAIRNVKVGQMSEFSSAVYPGKVFNAHVEGIIEATGEAQGSLLARDDNVRQTTGQNLNNKHHFVRLKLDETEGYDIPVGSVGLAWISAAKPVEFLSFLDIIRGIIIRMKSQIYYLWSI from the coding sequence ATGATTGAAGGTTTAGCTATTTGGGCGCTACTGATTTACATACTTAGAATGGTGGGAATGCCTTGGAATAAAGGCACTAAAGCCTTTGCATACCTGGGGGGCACCGGTTGGTTAATGTTTGTATGGGTGGGGTTACTTAATTACGCACCGATGGATTTATCTGGTGGTTCGATAGTGCAATCTCCACATATTCAACTGCGCCCAGCATCGACTCAGATTAAAGGCAATGTAAAAGGGATTTATGTTGAGCCTAATGAAAAGGTGGTTGCTGGTCAGCTTATTTATGAAATTGATGATGAGCCATATCAAATTGCGTTGAATAAAGCCCAAGTACAACAGCAAACTGCTGAAGTCGCCTTATCGCTATCAAGAGAAGATATTTTAATTGCCAACAAAGAGCTGCAAGTTGCAGAGTCTGATGTATCGATAACTAAAAATCAGTTACATGCATCAAAGAAAGATTTGGTTTGGAAACAAACGACCTTAGCGCGTTATGTTGAGCAAAACAGTAAAGTTGCTGACACCATAACTCAAAGCCAGTTAGATGAGCAGCAAACCGCAGTTGATTTGGCGCAATCACAAGTTGATGCTTACACCACGAAAATTTCTAAAGCGGGTACAGAAGTCCATAAGGCACAACTTAATATTCAAAAGGCGCATTTAACGGTTGATAGTCGCCAATCAGACTTGAACAGTGAAATTGAATCGGTTGCGCAAGCGCAATGGAACTTAGATAACACCAAGGTTTATGCGCCTGCGAATGGTTATTTAACTAACTTTATAATGCGTGAAGGCCAATATGTTGGAGTGGCACCGCGAATTCAGATGTACACCGATGAAAAATACGTACTGATGCGTGTTAATCATCAAGCGATCCGTAATGTAAAAGTCGGGCAAATGTCTGAGTTCTCATCTGCGGTGTATCCAGGAAAAGTATTTAATGCCCACGTTGAAGGCATTATTGAAGCGACGGGTGAAGCACAAGGTAGTTTGTTGGCGCGTGATGATAATGTTAGACAAACCACGGGGCAAAATTTAAATAACAAACACCACTTTGTCAGGTTGAAACTGGATGAAACTGAAGGTTATGATATTCCTGTGGGCTCAGTAGGCTTAGCGTGGATATCAGCGGCTAAACCGGTGGAGTTTCTGTCCTTCCTCGATATCATTAGAGGCATTATTATTCGCATGAAATCGCAAATTTACTACTTGTGGTCCATATAA
- a CDS encoding AraC family transcriptional regulator — MSFDMSFIRVCCIKPLLLGIEKVYGIKSESLGIPIRLLDEPMALIPFTEVADWFIKIEQLTGEQDFMLKLQSYLNFNQIGPLGNWFLSTPDLALSFRRINYAIASFQSGASYYGIQSSKIIKWCYNNPYATDRSKSHDSLRIAISLLNTARHFLGPNYSPIKVMLSGPTLGQNSIEKLMGCKVTWNAPQTELWIGLNELINNEFHHQVGQPIFDADTALPFNQLDKFLNMPQAHDVPKLLYEMVNYCRFYGLPTLNKLANLCGLSKQQLQRRLAFTGFSFTELLKYILGNLAIKYMQEGKSITEISVLLGYSSNRSFSKSFQLFHQQTPTQYLQKIQQKSP, encoded by the coding sequence ATGTCGTTTGATATGTCTTTTATCCGAGTGTGCTGTATTAAGCCTTTATTGCTGGGAATTGAAAAAGTTTATGGCATTAAGTCAGAGAGTTTAGGCATTCCAATAAGATTACTTGATGAGCCCATGGCACTGATCCCATTTACTGAAGTGGCTGATTGGTTTATTAAAATTGAACAACTTACAGGTGAGCAAGATTTCATGCTCAAATTACAATCTTATCTCAATTTTAATCAAATTGGCCCCTTGGGGAATTGGTTCTTATCGACCCCTGATTTAGCTCTATCATTTAGGCGAATAAACTACGCTATTGCCAGCTTTCAATCCGGTGCCAGTTATTACGGCATCCAATCAAGTAAAATTATAAAGTGGTGTTACAACAACCCTTATGCCACCGACAGGTCTAAATCCCATGATTCATTGCGCATTGCTATCTCACTATTAAATACAGCACGCCATTTCTTAGGCCCTAACTACAGCCCAATTAAAGTCATGCTAAGCGGGCCTACTTTAGGACAAAATAGCATTGAAAAATTAATGGGCTGTAAAGTCACTTGGAATGCGCCGCAAACTGAGCTGTGGATTGGTTTAAATGAATTAATTAATAATGAATTTCATCATCAAGTGGGCCAGCCTATATTTGATGCCGATACTGCACTGCCGTTCAATCAACTCGATAAATTTCTCAATATGCCACAGGCACATGATGTCCCCAAGTTACTGTACGAAATGGTGAATTATTGTCGTTTTTATGGTTTACCTACCTTAAATAAATTAGCCAATTTATGCGGCCTATCTAAGCAACAATTACAGCGTCGGTTAGCCTTCACAGGTTTTAGTTTTACGGAGTTACTGAAATATATTCTGGGGAATCTAGCAATTAAGTATATGCAGGAAGGGAAAAGTATTACCGAAATATCCGTGTTATTAGGTTATTCAAGTAATCGCAGTTTTAGTAAAAGCTTTCAGCTGTTTCATCAACAAACCCCGACTCAATACTTGCAAAAAATCCAACAAAAAAGCCCTTAA